Proteins from one Ipomoea triloba cultivar NCNSP0323 chromosome 1, ASM357664v1 genomic window:
- the LOC116023410 gene encoding uncharacterized protein LOC116023410 has protein sequence MKGEESTQKKMGYRWFDIVLAMAWASRWRKAYKCKRVIRRLKQRIELQKNRMNAIIRQGRCDVAQLLQNGQLQLALSKVEQLHSDQCRLAAYNQLLQFCDCILTNLSGFSMHSKFSDEGREAASSIIYASARCSELPELQSLRDLFKHHFGKSFERTNVQLLPGNTVNSQTKHNLTRKPAMEDIKLQLTDEIANEYSITLGPQLKLLARKNYIASCELKKKDEEPEGGLSKNERKHKSYSRTLKLQGILQKIRSNTTLTSSKSAAEKDFYPSSRGNNNIDPLSIKISSNNASVSIQGKGIVPDERAEVVHHVEDPCSCSGQHSSSKRYPDKIIDQRHSHMFNKDDSYAREERNEEVQDSHIIDEDQKNRVVTHVHPKLPDYDRLAARFEDLKRQNAKDQQPLTKWMR, from the exons ATGAAGGGAGAAGAAAGCACGCAGAAGAAAATGGGTTACAGATGGTTTGATATAGTTCTTGCAATGGCTTGGGCCTCTAGATGGAGAAAAGCTTACAAGtg CAAGAGGGTGATCAGGCGGCTTAAACAACGCATTGAACTCCAGAAAAACCGAATGAATGCCATTATCAGGCAAGGCCGATGCGATGTTGCTCAGCTTCTGCAGAATGGCCAGTTACAGCTTGCTTTATCAAAG GTCGAGCAGCTTCATAGTGACCAGTGCAGGCTGGCTGCATATAATCAGCTTCTTCAGTTCTGTGACTGCATCTTGACAAACCTATCTGGCTTCAGCATgcacag TAAGTTTTCTGATGAAGGCAGAGAAGCTGCATCAAGTATCATATATGCTTCAGCTAGATGCAGTGAGTTACCTGAGCTACAATCACTCAGAGATTTGTTCAAACATCATTTTGGGAAATCGTTCGAGAGAACCAACGTTCAGCTGCTACCTGGGAACACAGTAAACTCTCAAACTAAGCACAACCTAACCAGGAAGCCGGCAATGGAAGATATCAAGCTCCAACTAACAGATGAAATAGCTAATGAGTATTCAATTACTTTGGGACCTCAACTTAAG TTACTTGCACGCAAAAATTACATTGCATCATGTGAGCTGAAGAAAAAGGATGAAGAACCTGAGGGGGGCTTGAGCAAGAATGAGAGGAAACACAAAAGTTATTCAAGGACTTTGAAGCTGCAGGGTATTCTGCAAAAGATTAGATCAAACACTACTTTGACAAGTTCTAAAAGTGCAGCTGAGAAAGATTTTTACCCATCCTCTAGGGGGAACAACAATATAGATCCATTATCAATCAAGATTAGTTCAAATAATGCTTCGGTTTCCATTCAAGGGAAGGGAATTGTACCTGATGAAAGGGCAGAAGTAGTGCATCACGTGGAAGATCCATGTAGCTGCTCTGGACAGCATTCGAGCTCTAAGCGTTACCCTGACAAAATAATAGATCAAAGACACAGTCATATGTTCAATAAGGATGATAGTTATGCTCGCGAAGAGAGAAATGAAGAGGTTCAAGATTCTCATATAATTGATGAAGATCAGAAGAATCGTGTCGTCACTCATGTCCATCCTAAGCTTCCAGACTACGATCGTTTAGCTGCCAGATTTGAGGATCTCAAAAGGCAGAATGCAAAAGATCAACAACCACTTACTAAGTGGATGAGGTGA